The DNA region AGCCTGGCAGGGAACGCTGGTTACCGACGGCTTTGGCGGCTACACCGCCACGACGACCAAGGGCGTGACATCGGCGCAATGCATGGCGCACGCGCGCAGGAAATTCAACGACCTGTGGGCCAACCACGCCAGCGCGGTCGGCCACCAAGCGCTGCGCTACTTCCAGGTGCTGTTCAGGATCGAGCGCGAGATCGAGGAACTGCCTGGCGATGAGCGAAGGAAGATACGGCAGCGCAAGTCACGTCGGGTGCTAGCGGTCTTGCATCGCTGGTTGCTCAGACAGCGGCAGTTGGTGCCGCCGGGCTCGGCCACGATGAAGGCCATCGACTACAGCTTCAAGCGCTGGACGCAACTCACGCGCTTCGTGCAGGACGGCGATGTGCCGATCTCCAACAACTGGGTGGAGAACCAGATCCGGCCCATCGCCATCGGCCGCTCGAATTGGCTGTTCGCCGGCAGCCTGCGCGCAGGCCAGCGGGCGGCGGCCATCATGAGCCTGCTGCACTCGGCGCGCATCAACGGGCATGAGCCCTACGCCTACATCAAGAACGTGTTGGAGCGCCTGCCCACGCACCCGGCCAGCCGCATTGATGAGTTGCTGCCGCATCGCTGGAAGCTTGCGGCAGCCCCGTAGCAGCGCGCCAGATCAAAGGAATGCAAATCCGTCCAGGTGAGTTGGCCGGACGGATACCTTCACGCTGCTGTTCGAGGCGCTGATCCTGATGCTGGCGCAGCAGATGCCGTTTGCCGCCGTGGCGCGCATCGTGGGCGAGTCGGCCCACCGGGTGATGGCCGTGTGCGAGCGCTACGTTGAGATCGCCCTGGGCCTGGCCGACTTCAGCCAGGTCACGGCTCTGGCCATCGACGAGACCTCGCGTGCCCGAGGCCACGACTACGCCACTTTGGCTGCCGACGCCGCCGCACGCCGGGTGCTGTTCGTCACCGAGGGCCGTGACGCCAAGACGCTCCAAGCGCTGGCAGCGGACCTTGCTGCGCACGGCTGCCCGGCCGAGCAGATCACCTCGGTGAGCATCGACATGTCACCCGCCTTCATCAAGGGCTGCACTGAGTTCCTGCCCAACGCCCGCATCACCTTCGACAAGTTCCACGTTGTCTGGCATGCCAGTGCGGCGGTGGACAAGATGCGCCGCATCGAGCAGCGCAGCGACAAGTCGCTCAAGGGTCTGCGCTGGTCGCTGCTGAAGGATCGCAGCCGCCTCAGGCCCGAGGCCGCCGCCGATCTGGACGCCTTGATCGCCAGAATGACCACGGTGCGCACGGCCCGCGCCTGGGTCTACAAGGAGCAGCTGCGAGAGATCCTCGAGCGCAAGCAGATCAACGTCGTGCGCACCATGCTCCAGCACTGGTGCACTTGCGTCATGCACTCCAAGGTTGAACCGATGAAGGAGGTGGCCGCGCTCGTGCGTCGCCACCTGGAGGGCATCGTCGCCTGGGCGCAGACCCGCCAGACCAACGGCTTCTTGGAGGCCATCAACGGCCTGTTCCAGGCCGCCAAGCGCCGCGCCCGTGGCTTCGTGCGCCTGGCCACCATCAGAACCGTCATCTTCCTGATCGCCGGCAAGCTCGACTTCCAGGCCATCAATCCTCATGCCCCGCAACCCACTTGAAATTCAACAGAGCCTTATTTTTCTCAACACGCCGCAATGCGCCAGTTCTTGTGGCGTTTTTCTTTGACTCGCCGCTTCACGAATTCTTTCCTTTTGCTCGATCTTTCTGCCTGAAACGGTCTTTGACCGGCACTGACCTGACACCGATCCTGACGCCTGCGGCACGCCCTTGTGCCGCTTTTCCCATGAGGAATCAGCGCAGGAGAAATCGGAGGCAAGGTCATGCAAGGGACGAACGTACTGTTCGGTCAGATCGCCGTGGTATTCGGCATCGTGATCGCTGGCGTCTGGAGCGCCACGCAATGGACAGCCGCCGCTCTGGGCTATCAGCTACGCCTTGGCTCGCCCTGGTTTGATTTCCTGGGTACGCCGATCTACCACCCGTGGCGGTTGTTCGAGTGGTGGTTCTTCTTCGACGCCTACGCGCCCCGTGTTTTCGACATCGGCGGTGCGTTTGCCGGCGGCAGCGGCCTTGTCGCTGTGCTGGTCGCCATCGGCATGTCGATCTGGCGCTCGCGCCAATCACGCCTCGTCACCACCTACGGCTCGGCCCGCTGGGCCAACGCGGAGGACATTCGCAAGGCGGGCCTCACGCAGCCGGCCGGCGTGTTCCTCGGCCAGCACGACCGCCAGTACCTGCGCCACGAAGGCCCGGAACACGTCCTGACCTTCGCGCCGACGCGCAGCGGCAAGGGTGTCGGCCTGGTGGTGCCAACGCTGCTTTCCTGGCCCGCGTCCGCCGTCGTCCATGACATCAAGGGCGAGAACTGGCAGATCACCGCCGGCTGGCGCTCGCGCTTCTCGCATTGCCTGCTGTTCAACCCCACGGATGCGAAGTCGGCGGCCTACAACCCGCTGCTGGAGGTGCGGCGCGGCGCGCATGAGGTGCGCGACGTGCAGAACATCGCGGACATTCTGGTCGATCCCGAAGGCGCGCTGGAGAAGCGCAACCATTGGGAGAAGACTTCGCACGCGCTGCTGGTGGGCGCCATCCTGCATGTTCTGTATGCGGGCGAAGACAAGACGCTGCGCGGCGTCGCCAACTTCCTCTCCGATCCGGCCAGTCCCTTCGAGCTGACCCTGCACCGGATGATGACCACGCCCCACCTGATGAACGGGAACGGTGGAAGCCCGCATCCGGTGGTGGCCTCTGCGGCGCGCGAAGTGCTCAACAAGAGCGACAACGAGCGCTCGGGCGTGCTGTCCACCGCCATGTCGTTCCTCGGCCTGTACCGAGACCCTACGGTGGCCGAAGTCACGTCGCGCTGCGACTGGCGCATTGCAGACCTCATTTCCGCCGAGCACCCGGTATCGCTGTACCTCGTAGTGCCGCCTTCGGACATTTCGCGCACGAAGCCGCTGATCCGCTTGATCCTCAACCAGATCGGGCGGCGGCTCACCGAATCACTCGACGGCAGCGATGGCATCGAGCGCCGCCACAAGCTGCTGCTGATGCTCGATGAGTTTCCGGCGCTCGGGCGCCTGGACTTCTTCGAGACGGCCTTGGCCTTCATGGCGGGCTACGGCATCCGCAGCTTCCTCATCGCGCAGTCGCTCAACCAGATCGACAAGGCGTATGGGCAGAACCATTCGATCCTCGACAACTGCCATGTGCGCGTGACGTTCGCCACCAACGACGAACGCACGGCCAAGCGCATTTCCGAGACGCTGGGCACCGCGACCGAGCTGCGCGCGCAGCGCAACTACGCGGGCCATCGCCTCGCGCCGTGGCTGGGGCACCTCATGGTGTCGCGGCAGGAAACGGCCCGCCCGCTGCTCACGCCGGGCGAAGTCATGCAGCTACCACCCGACGAAGCCGTGGTGATGGTGTCGAGCGTGGCGCCGATCAGGGCCAAGAAGCTGCGCTACTACGCCGACGCCAACTTCAAGCGGCGCGTTCTGTCGCCGCCTGCGCTCGCCACAGCGTCCAGTCCAGGGCGCTATGCCGATGTTCCTCCGGCACGCGCTGACGACTGGAGTGGCCTGGCGATTCCGCCGACGCCTGCCGCACCGGCCACGGCATCCGCCGATGGCCTGGAGCACCTGGGAACGGCCGACGACGGCGGCCCGCGCCGCCAGCCCGAGCTAACTGAGGCCGTCGCCTACGACCCCGAGCAAGCCGCACCCGCGGCCGACCTCGGGCTGCTCGATGACGACGACGACCTGCCGCTTCCCCTTCCTCGCCAGCTCGATACGGCCATGCAGCGCACGGCCCGGCTGGCATCCCTCGACCCCAACGATGGAATCGAACTATGAGCCCACATCGTTCAAGTTATCGCCTGAATCTCTTTATCCAGCCCGAGCACGCCCAGCGGCTCGACGAACTGGCCGCCAAGAAAGGCGTGTCCAAATCCAGCATCGTCGCTGCCGCCTTGGCGTCCTGGCTGTCGCCCGATGCCGCCGACCAGCGCGAGGCGGCCATCGCCAAGCGGCTGGATCGCCTGTCGCGCCAGGCCGAGCGTATGGAGCGCGACCAGAACATCGCCATCGAAACGCTGGCGCTGTTCATCCGCTACTACCTCACGGTCAGCATGCCGGTTCCCGAGGCGCACCAAGAGGCAGCGCGCGCCCAGGGCAAAGCGCGCTTCGAGCAGTTCGTGGAGCAGCTTGGTCGCCACCTGCTGCGCGGGCGAAGCCTCGTGCGTGACGTAGTGGAAGAACTGCATCCTGATCCGGTACGGATGGAGGACGCGGCGGCAGCCACAGAAGCGCAGGAGCGTGCGTCATGAGCGCAGTTCCCCAATCCATGAGCGCCACGTCGCTCGACCGGCGCATCCAGATGCTGCGCACGGCAATGGGGCCGCTGATCGCCACCGCGCTCGAAGACCCCGACGTGGTGGAAATCATGCTCAACCCGGATCGCACCCTTTGGGTGGATCGCCTGTCCTCGGGCCGCGCGCCGATGGGCGTGGAAATGCCCGAAGCGGATGGCGAGCGAATCATCCGCCTAGTCGCGGCTCACGTCGGCGCGGAGGTGCATCGCGGCCAGCCGCTGCTATCCGCCGAGCTGCCCGAAACCGGCGAACGCTTCGAGGGCATCTTGCCGCCCGCCGCGCCGGGGCCTGCCTTTGCGCTGCGCAAGCGCGCCATCGGCGTGATCCCGCTGGAGCGGTACGTCGTGGACGGAATGATGACCGCCGCCCAGGCGGCCTTTCTCGTTCGCGCGGTGCGCGAGCGCAAGAACATCCTGATCGCCGGGGCCACCAGCAGCGGTAAGACCACGCTCGCCAATGCCTTGCTCGCTGAAATCGCCGCTACCGGCGACCGCGTGCTAGTGCTCGAAGACACGGTGGAGCTGCAATGCGCGGCCCGCGACCACGTTCCGCTGCGCACGCGTTCCGGCGTGGTGTCCATGACCGAGCTGGTGCGCTCATCCATGCGTCTGCGGCCGGATCGCGTCGTCGTCGGCGAGGTGCGCGGCCCCGAGGCGCTGGATCTCATCAAGGTGTGGGGCACCGGCCACCCCGGCGGCATC from Paraburkholderia aromaticivorans includes:
- the trbB gene encoding P-type conjugative transfer ATPase TrbB codes for the protein MSAVPQSMSATSLDRRIQMLRTAMGPLIATALEDPDVVEIMLNPDRTLWVDRLSSGRAPMGVEMPEADGERIIRLVAAHVGAEVHRGQPLLSAELPETGERFEGILPPAAPGPAFALRKRAIGVIPLERYVVDGMMTAAQAAFLVRAVRERKNILIAGATSSGKTTLANALLAEIAATGDRVLVLEDTVELQCAARDHVPLRTRSGVVSMTELVRSSMRLRPDRVVVGEVRGPEALDLIKVWGTGHPGGIATIHAGSALGALLRMEQLILEVAVNPPRALIAEAVDVVIHIAGRGRKRRIESIARVVGFDGVGYQLADALAAPFPELPSQSDLSSPSLNHPGELP
- a CDS encoding CopG family transcriptional regulator, with product MSPHRSSYRLNLFIQPEHAQRLDELAAKKGVSKSSIVAAALASWLSPDAADQREAAIAKRLDRLSRQAERMERDQNIAIETLALFIRYYLTVSMPVPEAHQEAARAQGKARFEQFVEQLGRHLLRGRSLVRDVVEELHPDPVRMEDAAAATEAQERAS
- a CDS encoding conjugal transfer protein TraG, translated to MQGTNVLFGQIAVVFGIVIAGVWSATQWTAAALGYQLRLGSPWFDFLGTPIYHPWRLFEWWFFFDAYAPRVFDIGGAFAGGSGLVAVLVAIGMSIWRSRQSRLVTTYGSARWANAEDIRKAGLTQPAGVFLGQHDRQYLRHEGPEHVLTFAPTRSGKGVGLVVPTLLSWPASAVVHDIKGENWQITAGWRSRFSHCLLFNPTDAKSAAYNPLLEVRRGAHEVRDVQNIADILVDPEGALEKRNHWEKTSHALLVGAILHVLYAGEDKTLRGVANFLSDPASPFELTLHRMMTTPHLMNGNGGSPHPVVASAAREVLNKSDNERSGVLSTAMSFLGLYRDPTVAEVTSRCDWRIADLISAEHPVSLYLVVPPSDISRTKPLIRLILNQIGRRLTESLDGSDGIERRHKLLLMLDEFPALGRLDFFETALAFMAGYGIRSFLIAQSLNQIDKAYGQNHSILDNCHVRVTFATNDERTAKRISETLGTATELRAQRNYAGHRLAPWLGHLMVSRQETARPLLTPGEVMQLPPDEAVVMVSSVAPIRAKKLRYYADANFKRRVLSPPALATASSPGRYADVPPARADDWSGLAIPPTPAAPATASADGLEHLGTADDGGPRRQPELTEAVAYDPEQAAPAADLGLLDDDDDLPLPLPRQLDTAMQRTARLASLDPNDGIEL